From Synergistes jonesii:
GAAGACCTTTGAGATCGGGGGTGCCATTGTATCGGTGCCCCAGTTCGTAACGGGAATCTTCTCGCTCGTAGTCGTCGTCGCGCTCTACTGGCTCGTGAAGAGGACGCGTCTCGGCTGGGCCATACAGGCGACCGCTATGGACAAGGAAGCGGCTGAACTGATGGGCATCGATACCGAGAAAATATTCCTGCTTGTCTTCGGTCTTGGCGGGGCATGCGTCGGAGTGGCTGGCGGGCTTATGACCACATACCTTGCCGTGCATCCCGAAGTCGGAGGGCTCTTCAGCCTTATAGCCTTCGTCGTTGTGGCTCTCGGAGGCTTCGGCAGTATTCCCGGCGCTTTCGCGGCCGCGATTCTCATCGGGCTCGTAGAGTCCTTCACCGGCTTCTACGTCGCGGCGGTCCTTAAATATGTCGCGGTCTTCGCAATATATCTGGTAGTTATCCTCGTACGCCCCAAAGGGCTCTTCGGATGGTGACGGCGATGACTCTGACGAAAAAAGACAAACTCTGGTACGGATTTATCATAGTCGCGGCCATCCTGCCCTGTATACCCGGCGTCATCGGCGGCGGCTCCTTCTTCGGTCACGTCGCGACGATGGTGCTGCTGTACGCCGCTATGGCGCAGTCCTGGAACATCATAAGCGGCTACTGCGGGCAGGTCTCATTCGGGCACTCGGTCTTTTTCGGGATCGGCGCCTACGCCGCCGGGCTCGCCGTCGTCACCTTCGAAACTCTTCCGTGGTACGGCGTGCCGCTGGGGATGCTCGCCGCGGCTCTCGTCTCTATATTGATAAGCTATCCCTGCTTCAGGCTCAAGGGGCACTACTTCGCGATAGCGACCTTTGCGATAGTCGAGATATTCAACCGCCTCTTCATGATATGGGACGCGGTGGGCGGGGCTCTCGGCCTCGACTACCCGATCCTGCCGGACGGCTGGGAAAATTTTTCCTGGTCCGACACTAAGACGGGCTACTACATCGGCGCCTTGGCGATATTCATAGTCGTCTTCGGCGTCGTCCGCTGGATAGAGAGGCACCGCATGGGCTACTATCTGCTCGCCGTGCGCGAGGGGCAGGAGACGGCCGAGTCGCTCGGCGTCAACAGTACGATCGTGAAGCTCGGCGCCATGGCGCTCTCGGCCGCGCTCGCGGCTTTGTGCGGCGCCTTCTTCGCGCAGTACAACTACCGCGTCGACCCTCCGATGGTCATGTCGCTCGATATGTCGATGAAGTTCGTCCTCATCACGATACTCGGCGGAGTGGGCACCTTCTGGGGGCCCTTCCTCGGCGCGCTCGTGCTCATCCCGCTGCAGGAATACACAAGGGCATATCTGACCCATTTCGGCGCGGGTATCGACCTGATAATATTCGGCATAATAATCATCGTCGTGATGATAAAGGAGCCGCGCGGGATCATGGGGCTTATATCTTACTTTAAAAAAGATAAAGCTGAAGAGGGGGCGAAAAGTTGATGGCGCTGCTTGAAGTCAGGGACCTTACGATGAAATTCGGCTCGTTGCTTGCGAACAGCGATGTTTCCTTCGAAGTCGAAAAGGGTACGATCGTCGGATTGATCGGGCCTAACGGGGCGGGGAAGACTACGCTCTTCAACTGCGTCGCGGGGCTTTACAAGCCGACGTCGGGCAGGGTCGTTTTCAAAGGCGTCGACGTTACTAACCTTCCGGCTTACAAGATGGCGCGGCTCGGCGTCGCGCGCACCTTCCAGGTCGTCCGCCCCCTGAAGGAAATGACGGTATTTGAAAA
This genomic window contains:
- a CDS encoding branched-chain amino acid ABC transporter permease; this translates as MSNFLQVLIDGILSGLLYALVAAGLSMIWGVMDVINFAHGEFLMVAMYICYWLGFIFKVDPLFTWVAAGIFLFILGAVTYKWIIRRSLGKAAMAPLLATFGLSMFLKNLCMNRFSPNFRLLSGTLLDGKTFEIGGAIVSVPQFVTGIFSLVVVVALYWLVKRTRLGWAIQATAMDKEAAELMGIDTEKIFLLVFGLGGACVGVAGGLMTTYLAVHPEVGGLFSLIAFVVVALGGFGSIPGAFAAAILIGLVESFTGFYVAAVLKYVAVFAIYLVVILVRPKGLFGW
- a CDS encoding branched-chain amino acid ABC transporter permease, encoding MTLTKKDKLWYGFIIVAAILPCIPGVIGGGSFFGHVATMVLLYAAMAQSWNIISGYCGQVSFGHSVFFGIGAYAAGLAVVTFETLPWYGVPLGMLAAALVSILISYPCFRLKGHYFAIATFAIVEIFNRLFMIWDAVGGALGLDYPILPDGWENFSWSDTKTGYYIGALAIFIVVFGVVRWIERHRMGYYLLAVREGQETAESLGVNSTIVKLGAMALSAALAALCGAFFAQYNYRVDPPMVMSLDMSMKFVLITILGGVGTFWGPFLGALVLIPLQEYTRAYLTHFGAGIDLIIFGIIIIVVMIKEPRGIMGLISYFKKDKAEEGAKS